A genomic window from Quercus lobata isolate SW786 chromosome 10, ValleyOak3.0 Primary Assembly, whole genome shotgun sequence includes:
- the LOC115964561 gene encoding LEAF RUST 10 DISEASE-RESISTANCE LOCUS RECEPTOR-LIKE PROTEIN KINASE-like 2.7: MEAHRLALSSLITLSFFLAILPPSYCTDYARFVNCSRPYECGRIKNVSYPFWGGNRPESCGRQGFKLECYNDEYPIIKFEELEFLILNINQAQNNMTIARLDLWSGSCPQTYLDTVLNYSFFDYAPTVLNITLFYGCPPQVNKSIPVQNRFTCLEGSDANNNAYFVNESSAKIHILEPEKCRGKIRVPISRNAIIDESAGVVHALNESLNQGFDVDYNPLHDTACNGCVRSGGNCGSKETHQFVCFCRDGERSYSCPGNNMYSLFSSHFPGLG; this comes from the coding sequence ATGGAAGCCCATCGTCTAGCTCTCTCTTCCCTCATCACCCTCTCCTTCTTCTTAGCCATATTGCCACCATCTTACTGCACCGACTATGCACGCTTTGTTAATTGCAGTCGTCCGTATGAGTGTGGAAGAATCAAAAACGTTTCTTACCCTTTCTGGGGAGGTAATCGACCTGAATCTTGCGGTCGCCAAGGGTTCAAGCTGGAGTGCTACAACGATGAatacccaattatcaaatttgAAGAACTAGAGTTCCTCATACTAAACATCAACCAAGCTCAAAATAACATGACCATTGCAAGATTGGACCTCTGGTCTGGTTCTTGTCCTCAAACCTACCTCGATACCGTTTTGAATTATAGTTTCTTTGATTACGCTCCAACCGTTCTAAACATAACTTTGTTCTACGGCTGCCCTCCTCAAGTCAATAAATCTATACCGGTTCAAAATAGATTTACGTGCTTGGAAGGTAGTGATGCAAATAATAACGCTTACTTTGTAAACGAATCGTCAGCAAAGATCCATATTCTGGAGCCAGAGAAATGCAGAGGAAAAATCCGTGTTCCAATTTCACGGAATGCTATTATTGATGAGTCTGCGGGTGTAGTCCATGCACTTAATGAATCATTGAATCAAGGGTTTGATGTGGACTACAATCCCTTGCACGATACTGCCTGTAACGGGTGTGTGCGATCAGGTGGGAATTGCGGTTCTAAAGAAACACACCAATTTGTCTGCTTTTGCCGTGACGGAGAGCGCTCTTATAGCTGCCCAGGTAACAATATgtactctcttttctcttctcacTTTCCAGGATTAGGCTGA
- the LOC115964535 gene encoding protein SAR DEFICIENT 1-like, giving the protein MAAKRYFNASESNEDQPPEKKMKSRPSFASVIGEVVMVNSLQNLFSALEPLLRRVVKEEVEHVLGRSTRSLLRSPSLRIQALEPSSLKLKFSNKLSLPIFTGSKIGSFDNNPLQIFVVDNANPNVPRILPQPIKIEIVVVDGDFPQGDRETWTSEEFNNNIVKERTGRRPLLTGELNVTMRDGFAPIGDIEFTDNSSWIRSRKFRVGVRVVPGSNGDVRICEAMTEPFVVKDHRGELYKKHHPPMLDDDVWRLEKIGKDGAFHNKLKSEGIKTVQDFLKLSIVNPQLLRKILGVGMSDKMWEATIKHARTCVLGNKQYVFRGNNHLVMLNPICQVVKAVIDGHDRDLSSIDRTYIERLVREAYVNWSSLEEVDASLNETALLTQGEMMEQYPNHQLTMVKPFQQHGYIVDRAIDMGYELNSDQAGCIDLTYVSMPSSNIGINYTITESSSDGELTPSAPRSFLSGN; this is encoded by the exons atggCGGCCAAAAGATATTTTAATGCATCTGAATCAAATGAAGATCAGCCACCGGAGAAAAAGATGAAATCTAGACCTTCTTTTGCTTC AGTTATTGGAGAAGTGGTTATGGTGAATTCACTACAGAATCTTTTCTCAGCATTGGAACCTTTGCTTAGAAGAGTG GTGAAGGAAGAGGTGGAGCATGTTCTAGGACGCAGCACACGCTCCTTGCTAAGGTCCCCTTCATTGCGAATTCAAGCTCTAGAGCCATCAAGCTTGAAACTAAAGTTCAGTAACAAGCTTTCACTCCCCATATTCACCGGAAGCAAGATTGGAAGTTTTGACAACAATCCACTTCAAATATTTGTGGTAGACAATGCTAATCCAAATGTTCCAAGAATTCTCCCTCAACCAATCAAGAttgaaattgttgttgttgatggaGACTTCCCTCAGGGGGATAGGGAAACTTGGACTAGTGAAGAATTCAACAACAACATTGTGAAGGAGAGAACCGGAAGGCGGCCATTGCTTACCGGAGAGTTAAATGTCACCATGAGGGATGGTTTTGCACCAATTGGAGATATAGAATTTACTGACAATTCAAGCTGGATTCGAAGCCGAAAATTTAGGGTTGGCGTAAGAGTGGTTCCAGGAAGCAATGGAGATGTTAGAATTTGTGAAGCCATGACTGAACCTTTTGTTGTCAAAGATCATCGTGGAGAAT TGTACAAAAAGCATCATCCACCAATGTTGGATGACGATGTTTGGCGCCTAGAGAAGATCGGAAAAGATGGAGCTTTCCATAACAAGTTGAAATCTGAGGGCATAAAAACTGTACAAGACTTCTTGAAGTTGTCTATTGTGAACCCTCAATTACTTCGGAAG ATTTTAGGTGTCGGAATGTCTGACAAAATGTGGGAAGCCACGATAAAGCATGCTAGGACTTGCGTTTTGGGCAACAAACAGTACGTTTTCCGGGGAAATAATCATTTGGTCATGTTAAATCCAATATGCCAAGTTGTGAAGGCTGTGATTGATGGCCATGATAGGGACCTAAGCAGTATTGATAGG ACCTACATTGAGAGATTAGTGAGGGAAGCATATGTGAACTGGAGTTCCTTAGAAGAGGTGGATGCAAGTTTGAATGAGACTGCCTTACTAACACAAG GGGAAATGATGGAGCAATATCCCAATCATCAACTGACGATGGTGAAGCCATTTCAGCAACATGGATACATTGTTGATAGAGCTATTGATATGGGGTACGAATTGAATAGTGATCAGGCTGGATGCATTGACTTGACATATGTAAGCATGCCCAGTAGTAATATTGGAATCAACTATACCATTACAGAGTCATCATCGGACGGTGAATTAACACCTTCAGCTCCAAGGTCATTCCTCAGTGGGAATTGA
- the LOC115964562 gene encoding LEAF RUST 10 DISEASE-RESISTANCE LOCUS RECEPTOR-LIKE PROTEIN KINASE-like 2.1 gives MSQFLSYLLILSFFFFINSLGTNSTPLCLPQYCGEDIIRYPFWVHNESSSNQQYCGYPGFGVRCENDKAVLGLPGDRNYSVKDINYTGHTLTLVDIDVTTNQTCPRPRQNFSLETLPLKYSSMDLNLSFYFNCISYPPTVPFIPCLSISSNRSFVFVENHETEGFDWSKNCEETVVVAVTQTQINMGNLTGGFSAAMNDGFVLDWGSVKDCVTCENSEGYCGYDATAEEYLCVCNDGSTNSNSCKGMLSVILMGTDAWFRFHMINSVHCF, from the coding sequence ATGTCACAATTCCTTAGCTACCTCCTcatcctctccttcttcttcttcatcaactcCTTAGGCACCAATTCTACTCCTTTATGCCTACCACAATACTGCGGTGAGGATATCATCAGGTACCCTTTTTGGGTTCATAATGAAAGCTCCTCTAATCAGCAATATTGTGGCTACCCGGGGTTTGGCGTTAGGTGCGAGAACGACAAGGCCGTACTTGGCTTACCCGGTGACCGGAACTACTCCGTGAAAGATATAAATTATACCGGCCATACCCTAACCCTTGTGGATATTGATGTCACCACCAACCAAACGTGCCCAAGACCACGTCAAAACTTTTCCCTAGAGACGCTACCTTTGAAATATTCTTCAATGGATTTGAATCTCAGTTTTTACTTTAATTGCATTTCCTACCCTCCAACTGTGCCTTTCATCCCGTGCTTGAGTATTAGTAGCAACCggtcttttgtttttgtggaGAATCATGAGACGGAGGGCTTTGATTGGTCAAAGAATTGCGAGGAGACAGTGGTGGTGGCTGTGACACAGACTCAGATCAATATGGGTAATTTAACTGGTGGGTTTAGTGCGGCTATGAATGATGGCTTTGTGCTTGATTGGGGAAGTGTTAAGGATTGTGTTACATGTGAGAACTCTGAAGGGTATTGTGGATACGACGCTACGGCTGAGGAGTACTTGTGCGTTTGCAACGATGGAAGCACAAATAGTAACAGCTGTAAAGGTATGCTCTCTGTAATTCTCATGGGGACAGATGCATGGTTCCGGTTCCACATGATAAATTCTGTTCACTGCTTTTag